DNA sequence from the Streptomyces sp. HUAS 15-9 genome:
GGCCCCAGGGGCACTCTCACCCCGGATCAGATCAAGGAGATCCAGGTCTACCGCGCCAATCACGAGCCCGGGTACTTCAAGAAGTACTACATGATCGACGGCCGGCGGCTGAACACGACAATCAAGGACGAGAGCGGGTTCGTACCGGTACAGCTGGACGTGGACCCCGCTACGAAGATCAAGACGGCTGCCTCGGATGCCCCGCCGCCCATCCCGCACAAGCACGTTGCTGGCTCCGAGGTGACGCGTGGACGACATGAGGTACGGAACGACGACACTCTTCGGACATTGGACGACGAGGCTGCCCACCGAAGGAGCTCGATCGACTATTCCGGCAGTGCCGAACGGCATCGGGATCTCCTCCGAGGATCGGCAGACGATTTCGCACTGCGAGATGTCGGCAACGAATACAAGGCCGCGATGCACGAACGCACCAAAGCGGCAGAAGCCTTTGGCGAGGCGGTCGCCGAGCACCAAGTTATCTCCGAGCTGTACCCGAACTCCACTAAGGAGACGCTGTACGGACCAGCCAACGGCAACGACCAGTTCGATCAAGTCTGGCGTCGTCCTGACGGTGGGTTTGCCGTTGTCGAGGCAAAGTCCACGACCAATACAGATCTGGGCTCTCGCCGAATACCTCCAGAGGATGGCGGCGGAAGGGCCATGCAGGGCACCCGCGAGTACTTCTTAGACATTCTAAAAGAGATGCGCCTTCGAGGCCGCGAGCACCCCAGTGAGGTTTTGTTGGCGGATGAACTCGAACATGCCCTGGCTCACGGCAAGGTCGATTACATCCTCGTCAAGGGGAAGGTCGATGGCGCCGAGTATGCTGGCTACGAAATGTACAAGTTCGACATCGGGTAACGGGAGCGTTCTGTGACATTGAGGGTGACTCGGCACGGCCGCCCGGGACCTGACGACCAGGCGTACGCACTGAGGTTGGGCGAAGGGGTTGCCCGATCCGTCTCGGCTCTTGAGCAGTCACCGCGCATGTTCGACCTTGCGTTGAGTAAGGCGATGACTCATGTTCAGGCGCGCTTGGCAGTCAATCCGGATGCGTCCGAGTTGGCTACCTGGGAGGCCGTTGTCACGGCAATGCAAGTGAGTTCCGCGATGTTCGCCGCAGCCAGGGAGACCGAGGGAGTCATCGAATGCCGAATCGATGACCGGACGCGGGCAATTCCGGCAACCGGTCCACAGCCCTACATCAAGGCGGGAAACTGGCTCACGGCGTTCTGGCTGTCCATTGTGTGCCGTGAGCAGGCTCGCATGACCCTGCTGTGCAACGTCTCGATCGACACATTGCGTGCATCAGGAACCGAGTACGACGAGTACGTCTATCACTGGATCGACTCCCTCCAGACGTACTGGTTGGAGCGTCCAGGTCTGGGTGGCAAGCTGATCGCCGCGATTCAGACGTCCTCTCCTGAGGTCTCACGGGTCGCCGACCGGGACTTGTTGGACAAGATCCTTTACCAGCCGATCAGTCTCTTCCATCAGTTCTTGCGCAAAGATCACGCTGGCTTCAACCAAGCCCTTCTCGAAGCCCTGGAACTCCACAAAGCGTTCTGGACCGCAACGGACGAGAGGGAGCGAACCGTCGAGGGCTACGTCGCGCTCGGCCCCCTCGCCATTGCCTGCCTGGCCTACGACGCCGGCTTTCCGATCGATGTCGAATCCGACTATATCCCCGGCGAGTTGCTGAACCGCGCCTGGCTCGGAGAGTTCCCCACGTGACAGCCCAGGACTACGACAGTCAGTTGCTGGAGTCCGTCGCCGTGCGGCGTCGCCGTCTTCGCGATGCCCTGCTCTTCGGGACCCAGCGGCAACGTCGTTCCGTGGACGAACGGGTGGGAAAGGTCTTCGCCGGAGTCGTGATCGCCGCCGTGTTGTGTGCCGGGTGTGTGGGGTGGTCGTTCGTGTCGCATCGGGTCATCGGGAAGAGTCCCTACGGGCAGGCCACCGTGGGGCCTTCGGCCGGGGTTGCCACGCCCACCAACTCCCCTTCCACCCGGTGATAGGTTCGAACACGTGATGTCTGCGGGGGCCTTGAGTCATACGGCGGACAGTGGGACCGCGGTCGTCCTGAGTCGCGTCACCCTGGTCGGGGAGCGTCGTCGTATCGATCTCGTACTGCCTGCGCGGGAGCCGGTCGGGCTGTTGTTGCCCGAGATCCTGCGGCTGTTGGACGACCGGGTGGGCGAGCGGCCCGAGTTGCGGCATCTCCTGACCCCGGACGGGTCCGCGCTCGACCACGGCAGCACCCTTGAGGCCGCCGGCGTCCGCGATGGTGCCGTGCTGCGGCTGGTGCGGGCCGAGGATGCCCCGTCCGCGCCCGTCGTGCACGACGTGAGTGACGAGGTTGCGGAGGATCTCGGTGGCCGGTCCTGGCGGTGGGGGCCCGGATCCCGGCACATCACCGCCGGGCTTGCGACCGTGGGTTGGGCCGGCGCTGCCGCCTTGTTCGCGCGGACCGCTTACGACCCTTCCGTCGTCGCGGGCGCGCTGCTCGCCGTGGCCGTCGTCGCCGCTCTCGCCGGGGCCCTGCTCGGGCGGGCCCGGCAGCGGCGCGGGCTCGTCGCCACCCTCCTCTGCTCGGCCGGGGTGCTGGGCATGATGGGGGTGTCCTCGCTCGCCGACGGCCGCGGCTGGTCCGCCGCACCGCATGTGGCAGCGCTGGCCTCGGTGGGCGTCGTCACGCTGGTACTGCTGGGGTGGTTCACGGCGTTGGGGCGCGGTGGGCTGGTCGGTGCGGCGGCTGTCGGTGTCACCGTGCTCGGCTGGGAGGGTGTCGTCGCCGTGCAGTCGGGGGCGGGGATGGCCGGGCAGCAGGCCCGGGTGGGAGCCGTGCTCGCCGTCGCGTCCGTCGTGGTGCTCGGCCTGCTGCCGCGTCTCGCGCTCATGGCCTCCGGGTTGGCCGGGCTCGACGACCGGCGGGCCGGTGGGGTCTCAGTGAGCCGGTACCAGGTGTCCGCGGCCCTGGCCGCCGCGCATCGCGGGCTGGTGCTCGCCACGGTCGCCGTGACCGTGTCGGCGGCGCTGGCGGTGATGTGGGCCTTGCGTGCCCCCACGGTGTGGACCGTGCCGCTCGCCGTCGTCACGGCGGTGGTGATGATGCTGCGGGCCCGGGCTTTCCCGCTGATCGCCGAGGTTGTGGGGTTGCTGGCGGGCGGCGCCCTGGTGGCCGTGAGGCTGTTGTGGGTGTGGGTGGAGCGGTCCGGCGCTGCGGGGCCGGCGCTGGTCGTGCTCGCGGTGCTGGCCGTGCTGCCGCTGGCCGTGCTCGTGGTGCAGCCCGCCGAACATGTGCGGGTACGGCTGCGGCGGGCGGGTGACCTGCTCGAGTCCGTGGGCGTCATCGCGCTGCTGCCGCTGCTCATCGGAGTCTTCGGCGTGTACGGGCGTCTGCTCGGCACCTTCGCTTAGGAGACGGGACGGCATGACTCAGGGGGAACAGGAGCAGGAACGGCAGGGCGGCGGCGACTGGCAGTACGACGTGCTGCGGCAGTTGGGGCAGAGCGGACAGCAGGGAACGTCGGCGCGTACCGGCGAGCCGGCCCTGCGTCTCGTTCACTCCGCCAGTCCCGAACCTCCGCAGGAGACCGCCGTACGGCTCGGACCCGCGCCAACGGACCCCGTACGACCCGAGCACCGGCCGGCCCCGCCCGCGGCCACTCCTCACCCCGCCCCCACGCCGCCTAAGCAGCCCCCGTCGCCCCCACCCCGACCCCGGAATCCGTCCCCACCGTCGACCCCCGCCTCGCCATAGCCCTCGGCCGCCCCCAGCACGGCGACTCCCTCACCCACCGCACCGGCCGTACCCTCCGCCGGCTCGCCTCCTCCACCTCCCAGGACGTGACCGAGCAGACCCGGATCGCCAAGGAGTTGCAGCAACCGGTGACCACTGGGCGGGTCATCGCCGTCACCTCCATCCGCGGCGGTGTCGGCAAGTCGACTGTCGCCGCGCTGCTCGGCCGTACCTTCAACCACTACCGGCACGACCCGGTGCTCGCCCTGGAGGCGGACGCCGCGCTGGGCACCCTGCCGGTGCGGATGGGCGCGGAGACCGTCCGCTGGTCATGCGGCGACCTCGCCCGGATCCTGACACCGGCCATGCAACTGACCGACATCACCGGATACTTGGTGCCCGTGTCCGAGGGCGGCTGGCTGCTGCCCGCGAGCCAGGGAAGGGTCGGTGCCCCTTTGGACGTACGGACGTACCGCACGGTGACCCTCGCGCTGCGGCGCTACTTCGCCGTGACGGTCGTCGACTGCGAGACGCTGCCCGGCGAGGTGGCCCGCACCGCGATGGACACCGCGCACGCCCGGGTGGTGGTCGCGCCGACGACCGCGGAGGGCGTCGACGGAACCCGTCAGGTCCTGGACTGGCTGGCCACGCTGCCGCATTCCGCCCTGGCGACGACGGTGGTCGCCCTCACCGCGAACTCGCCCGACATGATCCTGGATGTGAAGGCGGCCACCGCGCATCTGAAGGAGACGGGGGCCACCGTCGTAGTCCTGCCATACGACCGTCATCTCGCCGGCGGCGGGCCCATCCGCACGGATCTGCTCGGCCGTGCCACCCAGGACGCGGCACTCGGACTGGCGGCGGAGGCGATGCACAGGGCGGTGAGGGTCCGGTGACATCGCACAGCACTGCCGCCCGACCTGCCCGCCGACTCCGAAAGCCCGGTCCGTGACCCAGCAGCTCGTCCACCGGCCCGCCCGCAGCACACGCCCGCTCGCTCCCGCCGGGCCGCGCACGATCGAAGCACCGCCCAACCTGCCCGAGGGCAAGCTCGGCAACGCGGCGACGGCGTTGCTCCCCATGGCCGGTGTCATGGGGTCGGTGATCATGATGACGGTCGTCCGCAACAGTCAGTTCGCGGTGCTCGGCGCGGTCGTGCTCGTCTTCGCGCTGCTCGGCGCGGTGGCCCTGTTCCTGTCCCAGCGCGGGAAGGCACAGCGCACCCGTCGGGTACAGCGGGAGCGGTATCTGGAGTACCTGGAGAAGCTGCGCGATGAACTGGGCGCGAGCGAACGCGAACAGCGGCTCGCGGCACGTGCGTTGAACCCGCCGCCCGAGTCCCTATACGACATCGTCAGAGACCCGGCACGGCTGTGGGAGCGCCGCCGTCAGGACGCCGACTTCCTGCATCCGCGGCTGGGCACCGGTGAGGTCCCCGTCCAGGAGGTGGCAGTCGGCCAGAGCAGCATGGGCGGGGTGCTGACGCCGCCGGATCCCTTCATGCTCAACGAGGCCCGCGCGCTGCAGATCCGTTTCGGAACCGGCTCGGACTTCCCGCTCACCGTGCCACTGGACCGCGCCGGGAACGTGAGCCTCGTCGGTGACCGGGAGGGCGTCCTGTGCGTCGCCCGGGCCCTTCTCCTGCAGACCGCCGTGACGCACGCTCCGGACGACGTGGCCCTCGGTCTCGCCGTACCCGGTGACCGGCTCGCGGAGTGGGAGTGGGCCAAGTGGCTGCCCCATGTCCTCGACGCTCAGGAGTACGACGGTCCCGTCGCCGCCCGCCGGATCGCGCCGAGTCTGCCGCAGCTGGCCGCCCGGATCCGGCACGAGCTGGGGCGGAGGGCCGCATACGCGGCGGAGGTGCGCCGTGGGCTCGCCGACCGGGACGCGCTGCGGATGGCCGGCCGGCTGCTCGTCGTCAGCGACGCATACGGCGAACCGGCCGACGAGCTTCCCCGCCCGGACTCGGCCGTCGGCCTGGCGGACATGGGCGTCACCGTGCTGCATCTGCTGGAGCAGCAGGTGCACGAGCCCGACCAGGTGAGCGTGCGCATCACCGTCGACGGCGACCGGATCGTCGTCGACGACCTGGACGGCGGCACGGCGGTGGGCACGGCCGACCCCGTGACCGCGGCTGGGGCCGAGGGCATCGCCCGCATGCTGGCTCCGCTGCGGCTGTCCGCGGAGTCGGCCGCCGAGGGCATGCCGGTCGCCGGACCGGTCGACTTCCCGGGCCTGCTCGGCATCGACGACCCGGCCAACCTCGACCTGGACCGGATGTGGGCACCTCACGGCGAACGGGACTTCCTGCGTGTCCCCATCGGCTTGACGGACCGCCACGAGCCGGTGCTGCTCGATCTGAAGGAGTCTTCACAGCTCGGCATGGGCCCGCACGGACTGTGCGTCGGCGCCACCGGTTCCGGCAAGAGTGAGCTGCTGCGTACTCTGGTCCTCGCCCTGACGGCCACGCACTCCCCCGAGGACCTCGCACTCGTCCTCGTCGACTACAAGGGCGGCGCCACCTTCGCCCCCTTCGGCGAACTCCCGCACGTGGCCGGCGTGATCACCAACCTGGAGAACCAGGCCGGGCTCGTCGAACGCGTCCACACCAGCCTGGCCGGCGAGGTCAAACGCCGGCAACAGGTGCTCAAGGACGCCGGGAGCGTCGCCGACATCGGACACTACGCCGCCCTGCGCGCCACCGGCCGCCCGGACCTCGCGCCCCTTCCCCACCTCTTCGTCGTCATCGACGAGTTCGGCGAACTGATCACCGCCAAGCCGGACTTCATCGACCTGTTCCTGTCCATAGGCCGCATCGGCCGCTCCATCGGCGTCCATCTGCTGCTGTCCAGCCAGCGCATCGAGGGAGGCAAGCTCAAGGGCCTCGACACCTACCTGTCGTACCGGCTGGGTCTGCGCACCTTCTCCGCAGACGAGTCCCGTACGGTCCTCGACACCACCGACGCCTTCCATCTGCCGCCGTTGCCGGGCTTCGGCTACCTGAAGGTGGACACCTCCACGTACGAGAGGTTCAAGGCCGGTTACGTCTCCGGCGCCCACCGGGGTCCGGCCCTGCGCGAGGAACACGACGGCGAACCGCTGGCCCTGCCCTACCCGGCGTACAACACACCGCAGGAGTACGACGAGGCCGATGCGGAGGAACCCGTCGCCGTCAAACGCGAGACCGGTCCCACCGTCCTGTCGGTCATGGTCGGCCGGCTCACCACGGCCGCACCCCCGGTACGCCGGATCTGGCTGCCCCCGCTGCCGGACACGGTCACCCTCGACGCGGCCGCCGGGCCGGTGCGGGTTTCCGAGCGCGGGCTGCACCTGGCGGGCGCGGCGGGCGGAATGCGCGTGCCGCTCGGCGTGCTGGACGACCCGGCCCGGCAGTGGCAGGGCGGGTGGCTGCTGGACCTGACGGTGGCGGGCGGGCACGCTGCGGTGATCGGCGGGCCGCAGTCGGGCAAGACGACGCTCCTGCGCACGCTCGTCCTCTCGCTCGCCGTCACCCACACGCCGGACGACGTCGCCGTCTACGGCCTCGACCTGGCCGGCGGCGGCCTGTCGGCGCTCGCCGGGCTGCCGCACGTCGGCGGCATCGCCGGCCGTGCAGACCATGAGCGGGCCGCCCGCACCGTCGCCGAGGTGCGGGCCATGCTGACGGAGCGTGAGGAACTGTTCCGCGAGCACGGCATCGACTCCGTCGACCAGCTGCGCCAGCTGCGGGCCCAGGGCCGGCTGCCCGGCCTGGGCGCCACCGACGTCGTCCTGGCGATCGACGGATTCGGCGCCCTGCGGGACGAGTTCGCCGACCTCGACGACGCGGTGGCCGACCTGCTCAAGCGGGGCGGCGGCTACGGAATCCACGTCGTGGCGGGCATGCTGCGCTGGAACGACGTACGCATCGCCACCCAGTCGATGTTCGGCACCCGTGTCGAGCTGCGCCTGAACGACCCGGCGGATTCGTCGATCGACCGGAAGCTGTCCGAGACGCTCACGTCCGACACCCCGGGCCGGGCGCTGACCGACGGCAAGCTGTTCGCCCAGGCCGCGCTGCCCCGTATCGACAACCGGCCCACGACGAGCGACCTGGCCGCCGCACTGGAGGAGGCAGCGCGCACCGTCCGTGCCACCTGGCACGGAGAACTCGCCCCGCCCGTAAG
Encoded proteins:
- a CDS encoding immunity 49 family protein; translation: MFDLALSKAMTHVQARLAVNPDASELATWEAVVTAMQVSSAMFAAARETEGVIECRIDDRTRAIPATGPQPYIKAGNWLTAFWLSIVCREQARMTLLCNVSIDTLRASGTEYDEYVYHWIDSLQTYWLERPGLGGKLIAAIQTSSPEVSRVADRDLLDKILYQPISLFHQFLRKDHAGFNQALLEALELHKAFWTATDERERTVEGYVALGPLAIACLAYDAGFPIDVESDYIPGELLNRAWLGEFPT
- the eccD gene encoding type VII secretion integral membrane protein EccD, producing the protein MSAGALSHTADSGTAVVLSRVTLVGERRRIDLVLPAREPVGLLLPEILRLLDDRVGERPELRHLLTPDGSALDHGSTLEAAGVRDGAVLRLVRAEDAPSAPVVHDVSDEVAEDLGGRSWRWGPGSRHITAGLATVGWAGAAALFARTAYDPSVVAGALLAVAVVAALAGALLGRARQRRGLVATLLCSAGVLGMMGVSSLADGRGWSAAPHVAALASVGVVTLVLLGWFTALGRGGLVGAAAVGVTVLGWEGVVAVQSGAGMAGQQARVGAVLAVASVVVLGLLPRLALMASGLAGLDDRRAGGVSVSRYQVSAALAAAHRGLVLATVAVTVSAALAVMWALRAPTVWTVPLAVVTAVVMMLRARAFPLIAEVVGLLAGGALVAVRLLWVWVERSGAAGPALVVLAVLAVLPLAVLVVQPAEHVRVRLRRAGDLLESVGVIALLPLLIGVFGVYGRLLGTFA
- a CDS encoding type VII secretion protein, producing the protein MTEQTRIAKELQQPVTTGRVIAVTSIRGGVGKSTVAALLGRTFNHYRHDPVLALEADAALGTLPVRMGAETVRWSCGDLARILTPAMQLTDITGYLVPVSEGGWLLPASQGRVGAPLDVRTYRTVTLALRRYFAVTVVDCETLPGEVARTAMDTAHARVVVAPTTAEGVDGTRQVLDWLATLPHSALATTVVALTANSPDMILDVKAATAHLKETGATVVVLPYDRHLAGGGPIRTDLLGRATQDAALGLAAEAMHRAVRVR
- the eccCa gene encoding type VII secretion protein EccCa, coding for MTQQLVHRPARSTRPLAPAGPRTIEAPPNLPEGKLGNAATALLPMAGVMGSVIMMTVVRNSQFAVLGAVVLVFALLGAVALFLSQRGKAQRTRRVQRERYLEYLEKLRDELGASEREQRLAARALNPPPESLYDIVRDPARLWERRRQDADFLHPRLGTGEVPVQEVAVGQSSMGGVLTPPDPFMLNEARALQIRFGTGSDFPLTVPLDRAGNVSLVGDREGVLCVARALLLQTAVTHAPDDVALGLAVPGDRLAEWEWAKWLPHVLDAQEYDGPVAARRIAPSLPQLAARIRHELGRRAAYAAEVRRGLADRDALRMAGRLLVVSDAYGEPADELPRPDSAVGLADMGVTVLHLLEQQVHEPDQVSVRITVDGDRIVVDDLDGGTAVGTADPVTAAGAEGIARMLAPLRLSAESAAEGMPVAGPVDFPGLLGIDDPANLDLDRMWAPHGERDFLRVPIGLTDRHEPVLLDLKESSQLGMGPHGLCVGATGSGKSELLRTLVLALTATHSPEDLALVLVDYKGGATFAPFGELPHVAGVITNLENQAGLVERVHTSLAGEVKRRQQVLKDAGSVADIGHYAALRATGRPDLAPLPHLFVVIDEFGELITAKPDFIDLFLSIGRIGRSIGVHLLLSSQRIEGGKLKGLDTYLSYRLGLRTFSADESRTVLDTTDAFHLPPLPGFGYLKVDTSTYERFKAGYVSGAHRGPALREEHDGEPLALPYPAYNTPQEYDEADAEEPVAVKRETGPTVLSVMVGRLTTAAPPVRRIWLPPLPDTVTLDAAAGPVRVSERGLHLAGAAGGMRVPLGVLDDPARQWQGGWLLDLTVAGGHAAVIGGPQSGKTTLLRTLVLSLAVTHTPDDVAVYGLDLAGGGLSALAGLPHVGGIAGRADHERAARTVAEVRAMLTEREELFREHGIDSVDQLRQLRAQGRLPGLGATDVVLAIDGFGALRDEFADLDDAVADLLKRGGGYGIHVVAGMLRWNDVRIATQSMFGTRVELRLNDPADSSIDRKLSETLTSDTPGRALTDGKLFAQAALPRIDNRPTTSDLAAALEEAARTVRATWHGELAPPVRVLPTRLPIGRLPSPVAEPTRIPLGVDQETLAPVPLDLFGTDQHLLILGDNECGKTNLLRLVATQLVERHSAEELVFGVFDPRRGLRGVVPEPYRGGYAHNAKLANALATGIATELEKRLPETADPDAVGAEPAFSGPRIVILIDDYDILTTAGQQPLTPFLPYVSSAQDIGLHFVVARRAAGASRALYEPLLTTLRETSTAALVMTGDRIEGQLFPGLYASQQPPGRGTLVRRGRPHLLIQTALTTEETP